In a single window of the Arachis hypogaea cultivar Tifrunner chromosome 6, arahy.Tifrunner.gnm2.J5K5, whole genome shotgun sequence genome:
- the LOC112755548 gene encoding polyadenylate-binding protein-interacting protein 12 isoform X2 — translation MAVAENAGAKIGASSEDLEKSVVSSDSNAPNEELEKPKPRNGSVGNGVETDQNLNGVDGVAATVSVPNGNHKPQMGQMQNGLDTNGGGVQGQQVVANNGGGGGGFKMGHQIGNGVMNGGEDGESFKREMRDLAELLSKLNPMAEEFVPSSLAKNHGYLPGAGGFGFPNNLLLPANFGNANGQPNRRRKNGYNNQGKQRANHKIEMERREEMIRRTVYVSDIDQQVTEEQLAALFLNCGQVVDCRVCGDPNSILRFAFIEFTDEDGARAALNLSGTMLGYYPVRVLPSKTAIAPVNPSYLPRSEDEREMCSRTIYCTNIDKKVQRLRLLGDYHHSTRIAFVEFTIAESAIAALNCSGVILGTLPIRVSPSKTPVRSRAPRGSVH, via the exons ATGGCTGTTGCTGAGAATGCCGGGGCCAAAATCGGTGCTTCAAGTGAAGATTTGGAAAAAAGTGTAGTGTCATCTGACTCAAATGCCCCAAACGAAGAACTGGAGAAACCGAAACCCCGAAATGGTTCTGTTGGAAACGGTGTAGAGACCGATCAGAATCTCAACGGTGTTGATGGCGTTGCAGCCACTGTCTCAGTCCCTAACGGCAATCACAAACCCCAAATGGGTCAGATGCAAAATGGTTTGGACACAAACGGTGGTGGTGTCCAGGGGCAGCAGGTTGTGGCGAACAATGGCGGCGGCGGAGGTGGGTTTAAGATGGGCCATCAGATAGGTAATGGAGTGATGAATGGAGGAGAGGACGGCGAGAGCTTCAAACGCGAAATGAGGGATTTGGCTGAGCTCTTGTCAAAGTTGAACCCTATGGCTGAGGAGTTTGTGCCCTCTTCACTTGCAAAGAATCATGGGTACTTGCCCGGAGCTGGAGGGTTTGGTTTCCCTAACAATTTGCTACTTCCTGCAAATTTTGGCAATGCTAATGGACAGCCTAATAGAAGG AGAAAGAATGGCTACAATAACCAGGGGAAGCAAAGAGCAAATCATAAAATAGAAATGGAGAGACGGGAAGAGATGATTAGGAGGACTGTTTATGTCTCCGATATTGATCAACAA GTAACTGAAGAGCAACTGGCAGCTCTCTTTCTTAACTGTGGCCAG GTCGTTGATTGCCGTGTATGCGGGGATCCAAATTCTATTCTTCGTTTTGCCTTCATTGAGTTTACGGATGAAG ATGGTGCAAGAGCTGCTTTGAACTTGTCTGGCACCATGCTTGGATATTACCCGGTGAGAGTGCTGCCATCTAAAACTGCCATTGCACCTGTTAATCCGTCATATTTGCCCAGG TCTGAAGATGAAAGGGAGATGTGCTCAAGAACTATTTATTGCACAAATATTGACAAAAAG GTTCAACGCTTGAGGCTTCTTGGGGATTACCATCATTCGACTCGAATTGCATTTGTCGAGTTCACAATA GCTGAAAGTGCAATTGCTGCTCTGAACTGTAGTGGTGTGATTTTGGGTACGCTGCCGATAAG GGTAAGTCCATCGAAGACACCAGTCCGTTCTCGTGCACCTCGTGGCTCAGTGCATTGA
- the LOC112755548 gene encoding polyadenylate-binding protein-interacting protein 12 isoform X1 gives MAVAENAGAKIGASSEDLEKSVVSSDSNAPNEELEKPKPRNGSVGNGVETDQNLNGVDGVAATVSVPNGNHKPQMGQMQNGLDTNGGGVQGQQVVANNGGGGGGFKMGHQIGNGVMNGGEDGESFKREMRDLAELLSKLNPMAEEFVPSSLAKNHGYLPGAGGFGFPNNLLLPANFGNANGQPNRRRKNGYNNQGKQRANHKIEMERREEMIRRTVYVSDIDQQVTEEQLAALFLNCGQVVDCRVCGDPNSILRFAFIEFTDEDGARAALNLSGTMLGYYPVRVLPSKTAIAPVNPSYLPRSEDEREMCSRTIYCTNIDKKVTQADVKLFFESLCGEVQRLRLLGDYHHSTRIAFVEFTIAESAIAALNCSGVILGTLPIRVSPSKTPVRSRAPRGSVH, from the exons ATGGCTGTTGCTGAGAATGCCGGGGCCAAAATCGGTGCTTCAAGTGAAGATTTGGAAAAAAGTGTAGTGTCATCTGACTCAAATGCCCCAAACGAAGAACTGGAGAAACCGAAACCCCGAAATGGTTCTGTTGGAAACGGTGTAGAGACCGATCAGAATCTCAACGGTGTTGATGGCGTTGCAGCCACTGTCTCAGTCCCTAACGGCAATCACAAACCCCAAATGGGTCAGATGCAAAATGGTTTGGACACAAACGGTGGTGGTGTCCAGGGGCAGCAGGTTGTGGCGAACAATGGCGGCGGCGGAGGTGGGTTTAAGATGGGCCATCAGATAGGTAATGGAGTGATGAATGGAGGAGAGGACGGCGAGAGCTTCAAACGCGAAATGAGGGATTTGGCTGAGCTCTTGTCAAAGTTGAACCCTATGGCTGAGGAGTTTGTGCCCTCTTCACTTGCAAAGAATCATGGGTACTTGCCCGGAGCTGGAGGGTTTGGTTTCCCTAACAATTTGCTACTTCCTGCAAATTTTGGCAATGCTAATGGACAGCCTAATAGAAGG AGAAAGAATGGCTACAATAACCAGGGGAAGCAAAGAGCAAATCATAAAATAGAAATGGAGAGACGGGAAGAGATGATTAGGAGGACTGTTTATGTCTCCGATATTGATCAACAA GTAACTGAAGAGCAACTGGCAGCTCTCTTTCTTAACTGTGGCCAG GTCGTTGATTGCCGTGTATGCGGGGATCCAAATTCTATTCTTCGTTTTGCCTTCATTGAGTTTACGGATGAAG ATGGTGCAAGAGCTGCTTTGAACTTGTCTGGCACCATGCTTGGATATTACCCGGTGAGAGTGCTGCCATCTAAAACTGCCATTGCACCTGTTAATCCGTCATATTTGCCCAGG TCTGAAGATGAAAGGGAGATGTGCTCAAGAACTATTTATTGCACAAATATTGACAAAAAG GTTACTCAAGCTGACGTTaaactcttctttgaatctctttGTGGAGAG GTTCAACGCTTGAGGCTTCTTGGGGATTACCATCATTCGACTCGAATTGCATTTGTCGAGTTCACAATA GCTGAAAGTGCAATTGCTGCTCTGAACTGTAGTGGTGTGATTTTGGGTACGCTGCCGATAAG GGTAAGTCCATCGAAGACACCAGTCCGTTCTCGTGCACCTCGTGGCTCAGTGCATTGA
- the LOC112755548 gene encoding polyadenylate-binding protein-interacting protein 12 isoform X3 encodes MAVAENAGAKIGASSEDLEKSVVSSDSNAPNEELEKPKPRNGSVGNGVETDQNLNGVDGVAATVSVPNGNHKPQMGQMQNGLDTNGGGVQGQQVVANNGGGGGGFKMGHQIGNGVMNGGEDGESFKREMRDLAELLSKLNPMAEEFVPSSLAKNHGYLPGAGGFGFPNNLLLPANFGNANGQPNRRRKNGYNNQGKQRANHKIEMERREEMIRRTVYVSDIDQQVTEEQLAALFLNCGQVVDCRVCGDPNSILRFAFIEFTDEDGARAALNLSGTMLGYYPVRVLPSKTAIAPVNPSYLPRSEDEREMCSRTIYCTNIDKKVQRLRLLGDYHHSTRIAFVEFTIST; translated from the exons ATGGCTGTTGCTGAGAATGCCGGGGCCAAAATCGGTGCTTCAAGTGAAGATTTGGAAAAAAGTGTAGTGTCATCTGACTCAAATGCCCCAAACGAAGAACTGGAGAAACCGAAACCCCGAAATGGTTCTGTTGGAAACGGTGTAGAGACCGATCAGAATCTCAACGGTGTTGATGGCGTTGCAGCCACTGTCTCAGTCCCTAACGGCAATCACAAACCCCAAATGGGTCAGATGCAAAATGGTTTGGACACAAACGGTGGTGGTGTCCAGGGGCAGCAGGTTGTGGCGAACAATGGCGGCGGCGGAGGTGGGTTTAAGATGGGCCATCAGATAGGTAATGGAGTGATGAATGGAGGAGAGGACGGCGAGAGCTTCAAACGCGAAATGAGGGATTTGGCTGAGCTCTTGTCAAAGTTGAACCCTATGGCTGAGGAGTTTGTGCCCTCTTCACTTGCAAAGAATCATGGGTACTTGCCCGGAGCTGGAGGGTTTGGTTTCCCTAACAATTTGCTACTTCCTGCAAATTTTGGCAATGCTAATGGACAGCCTAATAGAAGG AGAAAGAATGGCTACAATAACCAGGGGAAGCAAAGAGCAAATCATAAAATAGAAATGGAGAGACGGGAAGAGATGATTAGGAGGACTGTTTATGTCTCCGATATTGATCAACAA GTAACTGAAGAGCAACTGGCAGCTCTCTTTCTTAACTGTGGCCAG GTCGTTGATTGCCGTGTATGCGGGGATCCAAATTCTATTCTTCGTTTTGCCTTCATTGAGTTTACGGATGAAG ATGGTGCAAGAGCTGCTTTGAACTTGTCTGGCACCATGCTTGGATATTACCCGGTGAGAGTGCTGCCATCTAAAACTGCCATTGCACCTGTTAATCCGTCATATTTGCCCAGG TCTGAAGATGAAAGGGAGATGTGCTCAAGAACTATTTATTGCACAAATATTGACAAAAAG GTTCAACGCTTGAGGCTTCTTGGGGATTACCATCATTCGACTCGAATTGCATTTGTCGAGTTCACAATA TCGACATAA